The sequence gcatcttcattaaaaaaaatatatatttatctctaAATGATGTGTACTCTACAACTCAACAAATGACACGAGCAAATTAACTCAAGCAAAATTACAGTTATATATATTCAACTTAATCAAATAGCAACACCCACATGCCTTCTATACAGAAGGCTGACAATTGACCACATATAAACATGTATAAGATAATTAACCAACAAGGAACTTAATATAACTGATTATAAACTTCTTCTAAGTTCTAATGACCAGTCAATACTGCACCTAGCTAGCCACACATGTCCAGCTTTCAATTAATATTAAgttattaacattaattaaaacCCTTGGCCACAACAAACTGACTCAATAAAAACACACCACGTTATGAGCTCACAACACACACTCACTCAGCTCCAAACAGCACAACATGGACCTACAactcctcttcatcatcttcttcttattctccaATATCCCATTATCCAAATCTCATCCTTTAGACCCTCTCACTCCCTCAGAGTTAACCATCATCCAACAAACCATCAAAACCTCCAACCTCTTCTTATCATCAGCTCCTCTAACTTTCCATTACATCGGCCTCGCCGATATCGACAAGCATGTTCTCCTCTCATGGCTATCCAACACCTCCAACTCCCCACCACCTCGCCGGGCCTTCATCATTGCAAGGTCCGGCCACCAAACTCATGAACTCCACCTTGACATATCCACCAAGTCCATCATCTCCAACACAATCCATACTGGCTCCTCCTTCCCTTTGCTCAGCCTTGAAGAACAAACAGCAGCCTCAAACCTCCCTTTCAACTACACTCCATTCATGAACTCTATCAAGAAGAGAGGTTTGAAGTCTAGTGATGTTGTTTGTGCTGCTTTCACAGTTGGATGGTTTGGTGAAGTGAAGAAGAGCAAGaggttggtgaagatcttgtgtTTTGCCACTGGTGATACTGTCAACCTTTATGCAAGGCCTCTTGAAGGAATCACCATTGTTGTAGACCTTGATTTAATGAAGATTCTGGATTATACTGACCGGTTTGTTGTTCCGGTGCCGGTGGCCGGAGGAACGGATTACCGCAGCAAGAAGCAGAAGCCGCCGTTTGGGCCGAGAGGGAAGCCGGTGACTGTGGTGCAACCGGAAGGGAAGGGCTTCTCCATTGATGGCCATTCTATTAggtttgttgtttgttattattattattattattattattattattattattattatgtttaatgttattttgcagTAAAATTTGATCTTATGGAACAATGTTTTAGCTAAATTTGCATGTAACTAAAACATCACTCCATTCTTCAAAATAGCTAATAAGTTATGGGATTTTTAAATAGTtgtttttcaatgtaaaataatatttatataataattttttttattgagattaTATATTTACCATTcccttttattcttttaaaaataattaaaaaaaatacgtATTGATATTTGTAGAAAGTGCCAAAGGAGATTTATGACTCATTTTCCACTCAGAAGAGAGGCCTTTCactcttattattatatttttttgaaaattggaTCTTATTTTGTACTGCAGTGTTTTAATGATTGAAGATGTATGCGTATTTAATACAGGCTTTCATTGTTTTTGGTGGTTTTACCATACAATGACATCATTGCTTTCTTATTTAACAATTAAAGTCTGTCACAATGCAAACGTGACCACTACACATTTGTCCATATTATTGTCAGAGCACTACTCACATGGCCCTTTAGTCCTTTTCAAAAatcatcaatgatttttttttgaacttttgtaatttgttaaaaatataattaaataaatattatttagatttatatatatttttaaatcaggGATATATTGGATATTCGATGAATGGATTGGTATTTTGTGTACATACAACTTTGGGAGAACCCTTGGGTATTTGATTCTGTTACTATAATATATTTCCTAGGTAATATGAAGTGATGATCATATATCttcaattaaatcataaaaaatccTCTGGTAATAGATGGTTGAATAAATTCTAAATGGTGAATCAGTTGGGCAAATTGGAAATTCCACCTCAGTTATGATGTTCGGGCAGGTGCAGTTATATCTCTAGCCTCAGttcaagaaaatgatgaagaattACATCGATTGGTACTCTACAAAGGATTTATATCAGAACTATTCGTGCCTTATCAAGATCCTGTGAAAGAATGGTATTTTAGAACATTTTTTGATGTAGGAGAATATGGTTTAGGTCTTTTTGCTGCATCTCTCCAACCACTGACTGATTGTCCGGTTAATGCTAAGTTTTTGGACGGGTATTATGCTACTCAAGATGGGCCTCCAATGAGAATCAAAAATGTATTTTGTGTGTTTGAGAGATATTCAGGTGACTCTGCTTGGAGACATACTGAGTTTGGAATACCAGGAAAAGTGGTATGtagtatatttattttgatattattacagttttattttattttattttatttttgttgtcattGATGAAGGGTTAAATTGTAGATTACTGAAGTACGTCCAGAGATAAGTTTAATTGTGAGGATGGTTTCGGCCGTGGGGAATTATGATTATGTCATTGATTGGGAGTTCAAGACAAGTGGCTCTATTAAATTTATGGTGAGTCTATGTCACAATGTCTCATaccttattgttattatttataaagttTGCCTTGCTTTTAAAAAACACCTAGGCCAACCACCATTCATGGAGTTTTCTATGAATATAAAATCTTTTAAAGAGATCAAACATTAGTAGCAATAATGAAAGACTTGCCTAAACAAGATAAGGGCTACTGTTATTGAGTTCTTTGAagattcatttcatttttttgtgattCTTATTAGGTCACATTGACTGGTGTCTTGGAAATGAAGGGCACATCATACACCCATGTAAAACAAGTAGAGAAAGATATAGACTTATGTGGTTCATTGTTGGCTAAGAACACAATTGGTGTTAACCATGACCATTTCATAACTTACTATTTGGACCTTGATATTGATGGCTACAACAACTCATTTGTCAAAGCCAAAATGAAAACTATCAAAGTCACAGATGGTAGCAATCCAAGAAAAAGCTATTGGACACTCGTTAAAAAAATTGCGGAAACGGAAATGGATGCGAGAATTAAGTTCGAAGCCGAACCGGCGGAATATTTAGTTGTGAATActaacaaaaaaaccaagatagGGAATGATGTTGGTTATCGATTTATCAATCATGGTGCAACAGCTATTTCTTTATTATCAGATGATGATTATCCTCAAATAAGAGCGGGTTATACTAAGAAACAATTGTGGGTGACTGCCTATAATGTGTCTGAAAAATGGGCAGCCGGATTGTATGCAGATGAAAGTAGAGGTGATGACACTATAAATATTTGGAGTCAAAGGTATGGTTTTATTAAGTaaacttcaatatatatatatatatatatttatatatatataagttttaatttgattgattgatttatttgtttttataatttgatgtaGGAATAGAGTGATAAAAAATAAGGATATTGTGGCGTGGTACACGGTAGGGTTCCATCATGCACCTTATCAGGAAGATTTCCCTTTGATGCCAAGTTTGAGTGGTGGATTTGAACTTAGGCCTTCCAACTTCTTTGAGAATAATCCATTGATCAAGACTATACCTTTCAACGAAACACATTGGCCCAAGAGTACAGATAAGCCCTAgaaacatcatcaacattgtTTTGTTTCTCTTATTTCAATGATATCAGACATGAATTTAGGATTTTGTTTCTAAGTCTTTGAAGTGAAACCATcacattatgattttattatctgAATGAATTATAAtgttgtaataataataataataataataataataatttagtattattattattattattattattttgttaggaCAAATGCATCGAATATAATagctaacaaaataaaaattaaaaatatatttaatatgtgAAAATGAGGAACAACATAGCACAAACTCTCTTGTCCTTATTTGATTTGCAAATGAGCTTAAAGTACAACACAAAAAATTATCTTAGTACGACACAAGTCATTAAAAATCTTGTTCCACCAAAATCACAGTACAACTTTTTAATAGTGgtacaacataataaaaaacaattttacccgtagttaaaataaaaaattacaacaactGACTAACCACAACCcaatcaaaaaattttaaaaataaaaaacatttggTAAAGAAttattaattgatgtattttaaaattttaaaaaagatataattataccctaataattttacaaattataaaaaaattaagtggtaactattaaaaatgagaagaaaacaataaaagacTATAGAAAGagtattatagtaattttacaGACTAATActtttataaatcaaacaaaaaatagtataaaaattgtTGTAATGTCCACtgaatatcaaacaaaaaataatacaatcattTATACTgtactaaatatatttatactatATTGTACTCCTTATGTTGTACCCATGTGCAAATCAAACggaacctaaaaaaaaaaatctttgcaaAGAGAAATGGATATAAGTTCATATACATTCAAAAGGATAAAGGAATATTTTCCTGAATGAAAACGTTCAAAATGAACATTAAAAATGCACCGTATAAATAATACTTTGCTAATCTTGAACAATAGAATAATTTAAGGAATATTGATAAGGAACCTGGCATAATTCCAACTTCAGCATTTCAAATTCCACAAAACAAAGGGAAGAATCCAGTACTAAGTGTAAGAAAATTATTAGTTAGAGctactacttttttttttatttgataaaattactTTATTACCGCTATAAAAGCAAGTAATAGCAACTATgcccttaaaaaaaatcatatttattcaCATACCCTactgtataattttatttgcttataatgaatataaaattaaattaatcagttatttataaattcatCCTTATGGATAATAATCAATTTAAGCATTCAGAGAAGACAATTTTCAACTCAGTAAAGATGCATTTTGGCACTTTTCTGTTCATCCTCATTTTGTTCAATAGTATATTTGTAGCTACACATGACCCAATTGGTACATAACAGATCTTTTAACTCAATGTACACTTGGATACTTTTAGGACATCTAACTCCcttcaatcaaacaaataaaagaaaatcccACCAAAGCTCCAACCAGTGAAAagcacataaataaataaataatgaaagacTTCGACATAAATGAGCTAAACTTACTACTAATATGACTTTAACATTTCTTCAATGTGGTTCTGCATTTTCAAATTGAACAGGAAAAGGCTCCCTGTGTAATTTTGTAAGGATAGAAAAACTCAATCTGTGCAATAATACTGAACCATAATAATGTCTCTACAAACTCTTGGTGATCCCAACTATACTAAGTTATCAAACCTACATTTCTTGTGAGAACAATATCTTCATATGAATGCATAATAAGCATGTAATTGGAGGGGTAGTACCTTGATATTCGACATCCTTCCACAATGAGCCAAGCAAGCAGCAAACTGAAAAATTCGCTCAAAATATTATCTCTATTCTCTACACATCAAGGAATACATACATAAGGAAAGATTAATGGTCAACTTGACCACTTGGGATGCAGCATGAAACATCACAACCTGATCAGACATTTGAATACTAACAGTTCATGAGTTTCACAacaaattgataattaaaacaatttttgcTTTCACTTAGCaaataattgtttctttttaatttttttccccaaccAAACAAATCATCAAATGCTTGTTGCCTAGTTTTGAGCCCAAATTTTTATAGATCTATCCCTGTCAAGGGCAGCAGAAACAATTTTGTTCTCGGTCGGATGGCATGATACAGAGATGACAGCATCCTTATGACCTTCCAGTTTTTGAACCAAATTTTTACCTTGGAGATCCCAAATGTATATACAATTGTCCTCTGAGCCACTGACAATGTATTTACCATTTGTAACAGAGAACGTGGATGTGATGCAGTAAGCTTGGTTGACATGGCCTGTATATACTTTCAAGAACTTCCCAGATGCATAGTTCCAGAGTTTCTGCAAggtgattaaaatataa comes from Dioscorea cayenensis subsp. rotundata cultivar TDr96_F1 chromosome 15, TDr96_F1_v2_PseudoChromosome.rev07_lg8_w22 25.fasta, whole genome shotgun sequence and encodes:
- the LOC120277444 gene encoding primary amine oxidase-like, giving the protein MDLQLLFIIFFLFSNIPLSKSHPLDPLTPSELTIIQQTIKTSNLFLSSAPLTFHYIGLADIDKHVLLSWLSNTSNSPPPRRAFIIARSGHQTHELHLDISTKSIISNTIHTGSSFPLLSLEEQTAASNLPFNYTPFMNSIKKRGLKSSDVVCAAFTVGWFGEVKKSKRLVKILCFATGDTVNLYARPLEGITIVVDLDLMKILDYTDRFVVPVPVAGGTDYRSKKQKPPFGPRGKPVTVVQPEGKGFSIDGHSISWANWKFHLSYDVRAGAVISLASVQENDEELHRLVLYKGFISELFVPYQDPVKEWYFRTFFDVGEYGLGLFAASLQPLTDCPVNAKFLDGYYATQDGPPMRIKNVFCVFERYSGDSAWRHTEFGIPGKVITEVRPEISLIVRMVSAVGNYDYVIDWEFKTSGSIKFMVTLTGVLEMKGTSYTHVKQVEKDIDLCGSLLAKNTIGVNHDHFITYYLDLDIDGYNNSFVKAKMKTIKVTDGSNPRKSYWTLVKKIAETEMDARIKFEAEPAEYLVVNTNKKTKIGNDVGYRFINHGATAISLLSDDDYPQIRAGYTKKQLWVTAYNVSEKWAAGLYADESRGDDTINIWSQRNRVIKNKDIVAWYTVGFHHAPYQEDFPLMPSLSGGFELRPSNFFENNPLIKTIPFNETHWPKSTDKP